A genomic segment from Polyangium mundeleinium encodes:
- a CDS encoding carboxylate-amine ligase — protein MMPRDFHPSPPTVGLELEWQLVHHETLDLHEGIAPLLALLPPDPCIKPEVIEPCVEVVTAPMASTALLRGALLERVSRVSEAAARLGMVLVGAGTHPFCERIVPVTPLPRYLEMQRRSGYLANTQIVYALHVHVGMPSGEVAIRVMAQIRAVLPVLLALSASSPAYCGRETSFASFRRCLLAPTRSAGIAPAFDDWAAFLHFVDVVERAAMFASYRDMHWDLRPRPDLGTLEVRIMDAQPTNADALALGALVHSLLAVVMDDATTDPRLPRAIPWWIEKENGHRAARDGLDAELVVDAEGHSRALRRMAEDLFDITRPKARALGEEADLARAEGLLSRGNSSMRQMDVLRRTGSMKAVARALADELRAEIDLCGRYGAPAATA, from the coding sequence ATGATGCCCCGTGATTTCCACCCGAGCCCGCCCACGGTCGGCCTCGAGCTCGAATGGCAGCTCGTCCACCACGAGACGCTCGATCTCCACGAGGGAATCGCGCCGCTGCTCGCGCTCCTCCCGCCGGATCCGTGCATCAAACCCGAAGTGATCGAGCCCTGCGTGGAGGTCGTCACGGCTCCGATGGCGTCGACGGCGCTGCTCCGCGGGGCGCTCCTCGAACGGGTCTCGCGCGTATCGGAGGCGGCGGCGCGGCTCGGCATGGTCCTCGTCGGCGCCGGGACGCACCCCTTCTGCGAGCGGATCGTCCCCGTCACGCCGCTGCCGCGGTACCTCGAAATGCAGCGGAGGAGCGGGTATCTCGCGAACACGCAGATCGTGTATGCGCTGCACGTGCACGTGGGCATGCCTTCCGGGGAGGTCGCGATCCGTGTCATGGCCCAGATCCGCGCCGTCTTGCCCGTCCTGCTCGCGCTCTCGGCGTCGTCGCCCGCGTATTGCGGCAGGGAGACTTCGTTCGCCTCGTTCCGGCGCTGCCTGCTCGCCCCCACGCGCAGCGCGGGAATCGCCCCGGCGTTCGACGACTGGGCAGCTTTTTTGCATTTCGTGGACGTGGTCGAGCGGGCCGCGATGTTCGCGTCGTACCGGGACATGCACTGGGATCTGCGTCCGCGCCCCGACCTCGGCACGCTCGAGGTGCGGATCATGGATGCACAGCCCACCAACGCGGACGCTCTCGCGCTCGGCGCGCTCGTGCATTCACTGCTCGCGGTCGTGATGGACGACGCCACGACGGATCCGCGGCTCCCTCGGGCGATCCCGTGGTGGATCGAAAAGGAAAACGGTCACCGCGCTGCCCGGGATGGGCTCGACGCCGAGCTCGTCGTCGACGCCGAGGGGCATTCGCGAGCCCTTCGGAGAATGGCCGAGGACCTGTTCGACATCACCCGGCCGAAGGCGCGCGCCCTCGGCGAGGAGGCGGATCTCGCGCGCGCCGAGGGCCTGCTCTCGCGGGGCAACTCGAGCATGCGGCAGATGGATGTGCTGAGGCGAACCGGTTCGATGAAGGCCGTCGCGCGCGCGCTTGCGGACGAGCTCCGCGCCGAGATCGATCTCTGCGGGAGGTACGGCGCCCCGGCGGCGACGGCGTAA
- a CDS encoding efflux RND transporter permease subunit: MNLTDISIKNPVFAWMLMACTILFGIVAATRIGISQYPDVDYPNISVNLSWPGASPSAVEREIVEPLEQALAQVEGVKEISSQARQGSARITASFDISRNVDLALQDVQAKVAQAQRQLPRDVPAATVSKSNPDDTPIVTVGVSGPFSRQLLADVARYQVQEKLQTVPGVGQITLNGYLDRNIRIWLDTSRLAEKGVVASDVIDGIRREHVEVPGGQLEAGGRQLNVRLLGEALDVEALRKLVVRHVNNTPVYLEDVAVVEDGFEDVNSVARLDGIPLQALGVLKQRGTNAVAVASAVREKVTEIQRSLPEGMKVEVLFDTTTFIEESVHEIEIELGLALILTALVCWLFLGSLSSTVNVILAIPMSLLGTVAVVYFLGFTLNTFTLLGLSLAVGLVVDDAVMVMENIYRHAEMGKARAKAAADGTKEITFAALAATVAVIAIFLPVVFMGGVIGRFFFQFGVTLSVAVMLSYFEAITLAPARCAQILDTSREGRSAVGKAMDRGFSALERGYGRVLGKALAHPWKVLLGATLLLGATAFIVPRLGTEFVPAQDQSRLDVRIQTETGTSVQAAAPLLQRAEQKLAARPEVTRVLTTLSASRGVMSLTLVPPNERKLSAQELAAQIRRELQSIAGIRASVQDPSQQSFGAQRGYPVDFTVRGADWDTLVTAAMQLKTDLEKSGTVTDVTTDYQIGAPEVQIVPDRRRATDLGVPVSDLANTVSALVGGNIVGKFSTGGRRVDIRVRLLATQRSRPEDLGEIRVRAQNGTTIPLSLVVSQNETAVLQSINRVDRERAIRISGNVAPGHSQIEAMNTVKDLSKALPLGYRAVAGGQASQFDETTGGLVFALVIGILVAYMVLASQFNSFLHPVTVLTILPLALSGAAIGLFVTGKTLNIFSMIGVLLLMGIVKKNSILLVEYANQVREHEGLSAHEAMRKAGPLRLRPILMTTIATMMAAVPAVLGIGPGTETRSPMAVVVLGGLTVSTLLSLLVVPAFYRVADDIKEKLRPKAAPAEVEQTSG, from the coding sequence GTGAACCTCACCGACATCTCCATCAAGAACCCGGTCTTCGCCTGGATGCTCATGGCGTGCACGATCCTCTTCGGCATCGTCGCGGCCACGCGCATCGGCATCAGCCAGTACCCGGACGTCGACTACCCCAACATCAGCGTCAACCTCTCCTGGCCCGGCGCGTCGCCCTCGGCCGTCGAGCGCGAGATCGTCGAGCCGCTCGAACAGGCCCTCGCGCAGGTCGAGGGCGTCAAGGAGATCTCGTCGCAGGCGCGGCAGGGATCGGCGCGGATCACGGCGAGCTTCGACATCTCGCGCAACGTCGACCTCGCCCTCCAGGACGTCCAGGCCAAGGTCGCGCAGGCCCAGCGGCAGCTCCCGCGCGACGTGCCAGCAGCCACCGTCTCCAAGTCGAACCCCGACGACACGCCCATCGTCACCGTCGGCGTCTCCGGCCCGTTTTCGCGCCAGCTCCTCGCCGACGTCGCCCGCTACCAGGTCCAGGAAAAGCTCCAGACCGTGCCGGGCGTCGGTCAAATCACGCTGAACGGCTACCTCGATCGCAACATCCGCATCTGGCTCGACACGAGCCGCCTCGCGGAAAAAGGCGTCGTCGCGAGCGACGTCATCGACGGGATCCGCCGCGAGCACGTCGAGGTCCCGGGCGGCCAGCTCGAAGCGGGCGGTAGGCAGCTCAACGTCCGCCTCCTCGGCGAGGCGCTCGACGTCGAGGCGCTGCGCAAGCTCGTGGTGCGGCACGTGAACAACACGCCCGTCTACCTCGAAGACGTCGCCGTCGTGGAGGACGGCTTCGAGGACGTGAACTCCGTCGCGCGGCTCGACGGCATCCCCTTGCAGGCGCTCGGCGTGCTCAAGCAACGCGGGACGAACGCCGTCGCCGTGGCGAGCGCGGTGCGCGAGAAGGTCACGGAGATCCAGCGCAGCCTGCCCGAGGGGATGAAGGTCGAGGTCCTCTTCGACACCACGACCTTCATCGAAGAGTCCGTCCACGAAATCGAGATCGAGCTCGGTCTCGCGCTCATCCTCACGGCGCTCGTCTGCTGGCTCTTCCTCGGCTCGCTCTCCAGCACGGTCAACGTGATCCTGGCGATCCCGATGTCGCTGCTCGGCACCGTGGCGGTCGTCTACTTCCTCGGCTTCACGCTGAACACATTTACCCTGCTCGGCCTCTCGCTCGCCGTCGGGCTCGTCGTCGACGACGCCGTGATGGTCATGGAGAACATCTACCGGCACGCCGAGATGGGGAAGGCGCGCGCCAAGGCCGCGGCCGACGGCACCAAGGAGATCACGTTCGCCGCGCTCGCGGCCACGGTCGCCGTCATCGCGATCTTCCTCCCCGTCGTGTTCATGGGCGGCGTCATCGGCCGCTTCTTCTTCCAGTTCGGCGTGACGCTCTCGGTGGCCGTGATGCTCTCGTACTTCGAGGCGATCACGCTCGCGCCCGCCCGCTGCGCGCAGATCCTCGACACCTCGCGCGAGGGGCGGAGCGCCGTCGGCAAGGCCATGGATCGCGGCTTCTCCGCGCTCGAACGCGGTTATGGACGCGTGCTCGGCAAGGCGCTCGCGCACCCCTGGAAGGTCCTCCTCGGCGCGACGCTCCTCCTCGGCGCCACCGCGTTCATCGTCCCGCGGCTCGGCACCGAGTTCGTCCCCGCGCAAGACCAGAGCCGCCTCGACGTCCGCATCCAGACGGAGACCGGGACCAGCGTGCAGGCCGCCGCGCCGCTCTTGCAGCGGGCCGAGCAGAAGCTCGCGGCGCGGCCCGAGGTCACGCGGGTCCTCACCACGCTCTCGGCCTCGCGCGGCGTGATGAGCTTGACCCTGGTCCCGCCGAACGAACGCAAGCTCTCGGCGCAGGAGCTCGCCGCCCAGATCCGCCGCGAATTGCAGTCGATCGCTGGCATCCGCGCGTCGGTGCAGGATCCCTCGCAGCAGAGCTTCGGCGCGCAGCGCGGGTATCCCGTCGACTTCACGGTGCGCGGCGCGGACTGGGACACGCTCGTCACGGCGGCGATGCAGCTCAAGACCGACCTCGAAAAGAGCGGCACCGTGACGGACGTGACGACCGACTACCAGATCGGCGCGCCCGAGGTGCAGATCGTCCCGGATCGCCGCCGCGCCACGGATCTCGGCGTCCCGGTGAGCGATCTCGCGAACACGGTGAGCGCGCTCGTCGGCGGCAACATCGTCGGCAAGTTCTCCACCGGGGGCCGCCGCGTCGACATCCGCGTGCGCCTCCTCGCCACGCAACGCTCTCGCCCCGAGGACCTCGGCGAGATCCGCGTGCGGGCGCAAAATGGGACCACGATTCCGCTCTCGCTCGTCGTCTCGCAGAACGAGACGGCGGTGCTGCAATCGATCAACCGCGTCGATCGGGAGCGGGCGATCCGGATCTCGGGGAACGTGGCGCCGGGGCATTCGCAGATCGAGGCGATGAACACGGTGAAGGATCTTTCGAAGGCGCTGCCGCTCGGCTACCGGGCCGTGGCCGGCGGCCAGGCCTCGCAGTTCGACGAAACCACGGGGGGCCTCGTCTTCGCGCTCGTGATCGGGATCCTCGTCGCGTACATGGTGCTCGCAAGCCAGTTCAATTCGTTCCTGCACCCCGTCACCGTGCTGACGATTTTGCCCCTGGCGCTCTCGGGGGCGGCGATCGGCTTGTTCGTCACGGGCAAGACGCTGAACATCTTCAGCATGATCGGCGTGCTCTTGCTCATGGGCATCGTCAAGAAAAACTCCATTCTGCTCGTGGAGTACGCGAATCAAGTGCGCGAGCACGAGGGGTTGTCCGCGCACGAGGCCATGCGCAAGGCGGGGCCGCTGCGGCTGCGGCCGATCCTGATGACCACGATCGCGACGATGATGGCGGCCGTGCCGGCCGTGCTCGGCATCGGCCCGGGCACGGAGACGCGCAGCCCCATGGCCGTCGTGGTGCTCGGCGGGCTCACGGTGTCGACGCTGCTCAGCCTGCTCGTGGTGCCGGCGTTCTACCGGGTCGCCGATGACATCAAGGAGAAGCTGCGCCCGAAAGCTGCGCCGGCCGAGGTCGAGCAGACGTCAGGTTGA